The Penicillium psychrofluorescens genome assembly, chromosome: 2 nucleotide sequence GAGGCGCTGTCCGCGCGAGGAATTGAGGTGATCACGGCCACAGTGCCCCCATCCGCATCAATTGAGGCGCGCGCAGAGGAGCTGGCCCGAATTATTGAGAGTGACGCGCACGGGAAGGATGTCAATGTCATTGCGTAAGTCCAGTGTTGCTTCCGATCTGGTCTGACAGGAATGCTGATGGTTTTGCATACAGACATAGCATGGTATGGATTTTGTTGTTTGTGAAATGATAATAGTCTCTGATTCATCCTCTAGGGGTGAGATATCTATCGCTACCGGGTTCCGCCTTGCAGCGCAACGGCTAATGAGAAGTGCGAAGCGGGCTTGATTCGCGGTATATGATCAGTCGTGTCCAGCCCCAGAAATTCAAAGTGCTGTCGCTGACGACAATTGCGACGCCGCATCGAGGTCTGCTCTGGTAGTCCGCTTTCCCTGACATCTCTAATTATGCGACAGGCTCGGCCGTGGCGGACTATGTGTTTGAAACGATAGGAGGTTTGTTTACCTGATCCCGTCGGTTCAACGCCACCGCTCATGCCGCTTTACAGCCGATCGCCTACCGCAGATCTACTATGCACTCGACCGTCTCAAGTTCGAGACTGGTGCCTTTGAACAGCTAACCCGGAAGTACATGGAGGAGACCTTTAACCCGAACACGCCTGACATGGACGATGTCCGGTGCGTTCCATCGGAGATGACGAACTGTCTCCAGTGCTAAACTCCTCGATAGCTATTTCTCGTATGGCGCCGCCGTGGAACCGAGTATCTGGTCCGTCTTCCGACTATCCCATCGCATCCTAGCCGAAGCCGAAGGCCCCAACGACGGCCTGGTCAGCGTCGCCAGCAGCCGTTGGGGAGGCGAGCTGGGGTACCAGGGGACCCTGATGGGGATCAGCCACCTCGACCTGATCAACTGGACCAACCGGCTCAAGTGGCTAGCCGGGGAAGTGACCGGTAACCGACAACAGTTCAACGCGATCGCGTTCTACCTGGACATCGCCGGTATGTGATCTGATCCACCGGACCCAAGGCTTCGGGCCGAGGGCTGACGATCTCGCATTCTTAGACATGTTGGCCAAGGCCGGATTGTGAGAAACACGGGTGCCTGGCGATACCCGTCGATAAGTCTCTGGGAGGTCACAATCTATTCTTGGAATCCCCCACGCAGGTCCTTGTAGTCTGGAACCCCGGCTCTTCTCTTGCACGCCCCGTAGCTCTGATCGTCGAGGGATTCGAACTCCCGGCCGAGGGTTCTTGCTGCCTAGTTCCGTTGCAACCATCGACCATCGTAAACCCCT carries:
- a CDS encoding uncharacterized protein (ID:PFLUO_003514-T1.cds;~source:funannotate), with the protein product MRNAVVLHATKRIPWQRRIHSSTKHSSILEPRLEGHGKVIRDEYSVIRADYAAPKHPVVLAHGLLGFDELRLAGPYLPGVQYWRGIKEALSARGIEVITATVPPSASIEARAEELARIIESDAHGKDVNVIAGLDSRYMISRVQPQKFKVLSLTTIATPHRGSAVADYVFETIGADRLPQIYYALDRLKFETGAFEQLTRKYMEETFNPNTPDMDDVRYFSYGAAVEPSIWSVFRLSHRILAEAEGPNDGLVSVASSRWGGELGYQGTLMGISHLDLINWTNRLKWLAGEVTGNRQQFNAIAFYLDIADMLAKAGL